A genomic region of Psychrobacter sp. M13 contains the following coding sequences:
- a CDS encoding APC family permease translates to MSGLKKSLGVFDIIALAFGAMVGWGWVVLAGGWIIAAGTWGAMLAFLLGGMAVILIGVTYAELAASMPITGGEHTYTHRALGVNVSFICSWSILFGYFSVVAFEAVALPTVVEYFIPNYNQGYLWTIAGWDVYATWVGVGMLGSVVVTWLNIRGMEVSAWFQKTAVVGILFVGILLFVGAILYNPANSTAVQAPAFIGGAAGVMAVIVMVPFMFVGFDVIPQAAEEIDLTRPNIGKFLIISIVIAVLWYVAVAWSVGTTLPLIQAENSTLATADAMTNAWSGKWAGILLVIGGVLGILSSWNAFLIGGSRLLYAMSKARMLPAFLGKLHPKYNTPVNAILLIGGLATLAPLFGRKMLVWIVDAGGFGIVIAYTCVAISFLVLRYREPDMVRPFKIPAGKLVGVVTIILSFGLLTLYMPGMPSALIGVEWWIFIGWTLLGIALYSYARIKYPGISESIMAEELRELKIVNQLWLKDNPPKR, encoded by the coding sequence ATGTCTGGATTAAAAAAATCGCTAGGGGTGTTTGATATTATCGCCTTAGCATTTGGAGCGATGGTTGGTTGGGGTTGGGTCGTTTTGGCAGGGGGTTGGATTATTGCTGCTGGAACTTGGGGTGCGATGTTAGCATTTTTATTAGGGGGCATGGCAGTGATCCTAATTGGGGTGACTTATGCTGAGTTGGCAGCGTCAATGCCTATTACTGGGGGTGAACATACTTATACGCATCGAGCGTTAGGGGTCAACGTCTCCTTTATTTGCTCATGGAGTATTCTATTTGGTTACTTCTCTGTAGTAGCTTTTGAAGCTGTTGCATTACCGACGGTGGTTGAATACTTTATTCCCAACTATAACCAAGGCTATTTATGGACTATCGCTGGTTGGGATGTTTACGCCACTTGGGTCGGTGTAGGGATGCTTGGCTCAGTGGTTGTCACTTGGCTAAATATTCGTGGCATGGAGGTCAGCGCTTGGTTCCAAAAAACCGCAGTCGTTGGTATTTTGTTCGTTGGTATACTGCTATTTGTTGGTGCTATATTGTATAACCCTGCCAATTCAACGGCAGTACAAGCACCTGCGTTTATTGGTGGTGCAGCTGGCGTAATGGCGGTTATCGTGATGGTGCCCTTTATGTTTGTAGGGTTTGACGTTATTCCACAAGCCGCAGAAGAGATCGATCTTACTCGTCCTAATATCGGTAAGTTTTTGATTATCTCAATCGTCATCGCGGTATTATGGTATGTTGCTGTGGCTTGGAGTGTTGGCACTACGCTACCATTAATACAAGCAGAGAACTCGACATTGGCAACGGCTGATGCGATGACCAACGCCTGGAGTGGTAAATGGGCAGGAATTTTACTGGTCATTGGTGGTGTACTCGGTATTTTATCGAGCTGGAATGCGTTCTTAATTGGTGGTAGTCGTCTGCTTTACGCGATGTCTAAGGCACGGATGTTACCAGCATTTTTAGGTAAGCTGCATCCAAAGTACAACACCCCTGTGAATGCTATTTTATTGATAGGTGGCCTTGCTACACTTGCGCCGTTATTTGGTCGTAAGATGTTGGTTTGGATTGTTGATGCCGGCGGTTTTGGTATTGTGATTGCCTATACATGCGTGGCGATCTCGTTTCTGGTGTTGCGTTATCGCGAGCCTGATATGGTACGTCCCTTTAAAATACCAGCAGGTAAGCTTGTCGGTGTAGTCACTATTATTCTCAGCTTTGGCTTATTGACCTTGTATATGCCAGGCATGCCTTCAGCACTTATTGGTGTTGAGTGGTGGATCTTTATAGGGTGGACATTACTTGGTATTGCTTTGTATAGCTATGCAAGAATCAAATACCCTGGCATCAGTGAATCTATCATGGCTGAAGAATTACGTGAGCTGAAAATCGTTAACCAGCTTTGGCTAAAAGATAATCCTCCTAAAAGATAA